Proteins from one Mercurialis annua linkage group LG7, ddMerAnnu1.2, whole genome shotgun sequence genomic window:
- the LOC126655149 gene encoding protein S-acyltransferase 8-like isoform X1, which translates to MAKLVYQAWKARNIFLFNGRLIFGPDAKSLVVTVLLIVVPVVVFCTNVTKNLLHGLSAYNAGYIILTVVILFTILVLVFLFLTSARDPGIVPRNLHPPEEDIYESSAASLEGGRQTPTPRLPRTKDVLVNGKLVKVKYCETCMLYRPPRCSHCSVCDNCVERFDHHCPWVGQCIGLRNYRYFFLFVSSSALLCIFVFAMSAVNIKLLMDDYGTVWKAMKESPVSVILMGYCFFFLWFVGGLTCFHLYLISRNQTTYENFRYGARNGPNVYDRGCLLNFIEVFCTGMKPSRNDFRAHVQALAPMPSMRVAREVNIEDSDGFRRVKVEDNMDMENDLSKISERRNVEATDSIRF; encoded by the exons atGGCTAAGCTTGTCTATCAAGCGTGGAAGGCTCGCAAT ATATTCCTCTTTAATGGCAGGCTTATTTTTGGCCCAGATGCTAAGTCTCTAGTTGTTACCGTATTGCTTATAGTGGTTCCGGTTGTTGTCTTCTGTACAAATGTCACGAAGAACCTCCTCCATGGATTGTCAGCATATAATGCAGGCTATATAATTCTGACAGTAGTAATTCTATTCACAATCTTG GTACTGGTGTTTCTTTTTCTTACTTCAGCACGAGACCCAGGCATCGTTCCTCGGAATTTGCACCCTCCAGAGGAAGACATCTACGAATCTTCAGCAGCTTCACTTGAAGGTGGGAGACAAACACCAACTCCACGGTTGCCCCGAACAAAAGATGTCCTTGTCAACGGGAAGCTTGTGAAAGTGAAATACTGTGAGACATGCATGTTATACCGCCCACCCCGATGTTCCCATTGCTCTGTATGTGATAACTGTGTGGAGCGGTTTGATCACCATTGTCCTTGGGTTGGCCAGTGCATTGGACTA CGCAACTACCGTTACTTCTTTCTATTTGTTTCTTCATCCGCTCTGCTATGCATCTTTGTCTTTGCAATGTCAGCTGTGAACATAAAACTTCTTATGGACGATTACGGAACTGTCTGGAAGGCAATGAAAGAGTCTCCTGTATCTGTGATACTAATGGGATATTGTTTCTTTTTCCTGTGGTTCGTTGGCGGTCTCACCTGCTTCCATCTCTATCTTATAAGCAGAAACCAG acCACGTATGAAAATTTTCGTTATGGTGCACGCAATGGGCCGAATGTCTACGACAGGGGATGTCTACTTAATTTCATTGAGGTATTCTGCACCGGGATGAAGCCTTCAAGAAACGATTTTCGTGCGCATGTACAAGCACTGGCGCCAATGCCATCCATGCGTGTGGCCCGAGAAGTAAACATAGAAGATTCAGATGGATTCCGTCGAGTAAAAGTAGAAGATAATATGGACATGGAAAATGACCTTTCAAAGATATCTGAGCGCCGGAATGTTGAAGCAACTGACAGCATTAGATTCTGA
- the LOC126655146 gene encoding pentatricopeptide repeat-containing protein At1g03560, mitochondrial, producing MRRVLQNPPTLLASSATLHFSKPLLITSLNKFKPLSKNPSLRWLFTSTSLPPPEWIDPFIDLSDIPSTAHQNLHPSPWLTQILNLLDGSSNMESNLTSFCDKFLIKLSTTFVSFVLRSNEVQKNPDVALRFFSWAGKQKKYSHNLECYVSLVDVLANNGGVDSVKLVFNEFKEMGFLMNVYLSNSLIKSFGNLGMVEEVLWVWRKMKENGIEPSLFSFNFLLNGLVCSKFFESAERVFEVMENGVIGPDVVSYNIMIKGYSEVGKTQKAFEKFKAMELRNVAPDKITYMTLIQACYANGEFSSCLGLYNEMDEKGLEIPPHVYSLVIGGLCKDGKRVEGYTVFENMISEGCKANVAIYTSLIDANAKCGNMGEAMLLFERMKREGFEPDEVTYGVIVHGLCKSGRFDEALEYMEFCNGNGVAVNAMFYSSLIDGLGKCGRVDEAEKVFDEMVKKGCPPDSYCYNALIHALTKGGKTDEALALYKRMEVDGCDQTVYTYTILISGLFREHRNEEALTLWDAMIDKGITPTAAAFRAMSTGLCLSGKVARACKILDEMAPMGVIPETAFDDMVNVLCKAGRIKEACKLADGIVDRGRDIPGHVRTVLINALRKAGNAELALKLMHSKIGIGYDRMGSVKKRVKFRILIDS from the coding sequence ATGAGAAGAGTGTTGCAAAACCCTCCCACTCTGCTTGCTTCATCGGCAACACTTCACTTCTCCAAACCACTTCTCATCACATCACTCAACAAATTTAAACCACTCTCAAAGAACCCATCTTTGAGATGGCTTTTCACTTCCACGTCTCTCCCACCTCCCGAATGGATAGACCCATTCATAGACCTCTCCGACATACCCTCAACAGCCCATCAAAACCTCCACCCCTCTCCATGGCTCACTCAAATCCTTAATCTTTTAGACGGATCTTCAAATATGGAGTCAAATTTAACTTCTTTTTGTGACAAGTTCTTGATCAAGTTGTCCACCACTTTTGTTTCGTTTGTTTTGAGGTCAAACGAGGTTCAAAAGAACCCTGATGTTGCACTGAGGTTCTTTTCTTGGGCTGGTAAGCAAAAGAAATACTCTCATAATCTTGAATGTTATGTTTCTTTGGTTGATGTTTTGGCTAATAATGGTGGTGTTGATAGTGTTAAGTTGGTGTTCAATGAGTTTAAAGAAATGGGGTTTTTGATGAATGTTTATTTGTCTAATTCTTTGATTAAAAGCTTTGGTAATTTGGGGATGGTTGAGGAGGTTTTATGGGTGTGGAGGAAGATGAAAGAGAACGGGATTGAGCCGAGTTTGTTTAGTTTTAACTTTCTGCTTAATGGTTTGGTTTGTTCTAAGTTTTTTGAATCTGCTGAGAGAGTTTTTGAGGTTATGGAGAATGGCGTGATAGGACCGGACGTTGTTTCGTATAATATAATGATTAAAGGGTATAGTGAAGTCGGGAAGACGCAAAAagcttttgagaaatttaaagCTATGGAGTTGAGAAATGTTGCGCCTGATAAGATTACTTATATGACTTTGATTCAGGCTTGTTATGCGAACGGAGAATTCAGTTCGTGTTTAGGTCTTTATAATGAAATGGATGAGAAGGGTCTTGAAATTCCACCTCATGTGTATAGTTTAGTGATCGGAGGGCTTTGTAAAGACGGGAAACGTGTGGAAGGATATACTGTCTTTGAGAATATGATTTCGGAGGGCTGCAAAGCAAATGTTGCGATATATACGTCGCTGATTGACGCGAATGCAAAATGTGGTAATATGGGAGAGGCGATGTTGCTTTTTGAGAGGATGAAAAGGGAGGGGTTTGAACCGGATGAAGTTACTTATGGGGTCATTGTTCATGGCTTGTGTAAGAGTGGGAGATTCGATGAGGCTCTGGAGTATATGGAGTTTTGCAATGGTAATGGGGTGGCCGTCAATGCGATGTTTTATTCCAGTCTTATTGACGGGTTGGGCAAGTGTGGGAGAGTGGATGAAGCTGAGAAAGTTTTTGACGAGATGGTAAAGAAAGGATGCCCGCCGGATTCATATTGTTACAATGCCCTTATTCACGCCCTCACCAAGGGTGGTAAGACTGATGAAGCATTAGCACTATATAAGAGAATGGAGGTGGATGGCTGTGATCAGACagtttatacatatacaataCTCATAAGCGGATTGTTTAGAGAACACAGAAACGAAGAGGCGTTAACGCTGTGGGATGCAATGATTGATAAGGGGATCACACCGACTGCAGCTGCTTTCAGGGCTATGTCAACCGGACTTTGTCTATCTGGCAAGGTAGCCAGAGCTTGTAAAATTTTGGACGAGATGGCGCCTATGGGTGTTATTCCTGAGACGGCCTTTGACGATATGGTCAATGTACTATGTAAAGCTGGCCGTATAAAGGAGGCATGCAAGTTGGCTGATGGGATTGTTGATAGGGGCAGAGATATACCGGGACATGTTCGCACTGTTCTGATTAATGCATTAAGGAAAGCTGGCAATGCAGAGTTGGCCTTGAAGTTGATGCACAGCAAGATAGGCATTGGGTATGACAGAATGGGTAGTGTTAAGAAACGAGTGAAGTTTCGGATTCTCATTGACAGTTGA
- the LOC126655149 gene encoding protein S-acyltransferase 8-like isoform X2, protein MLIFGPDAKSLVVTVLLIVVPVVVFCTNVTKNLLHGLSAYNAGYIILTVVILFTILVLVFLFLTSARDPGIVPRNLHPPEEDIYESSAASLEGGRQTPTPRLPRTKDVLVNGKLVKVKYCETCMLYRPPRCSHCSVCDNCVERFDHHCPWVGQCIGLRNYRYFFLFVSSSALLCIFVFAMSAVNIKLLMDDYGTVWKAMKESPVSVILMGYCFFFLWFVGGLTCFHLYLISRNQTTYENFRYGARNGPNVYDRGCLLNFIEVFCTGMKPSRNDFRAHVQALAPMPSMRVAREVNIEDSDGFRRVKVEDNMDMENDLSKISERRNVEATDSIRF, encoded by the exons AT GCTTATTTTTGGCCCAGATGCTAAGTCTCTAGTTGTTACCGTATTGCTTATAGTGGTTCCGGTTGTTGTCTTCTGTACAAATGTCACGAAGAACCTCCTCCATGGATTGTCAGCATATAATGCAGGCTATATAATTCTGACAGTAGTAATTCTATTCACAATCTTG GTACTGGTGTTTCTTTTTCTTACTTCAGCACGAGACCCAGGCATCGTTCCTCGGAATTTGCACCCTCCAGAGGAAGACATCTACGAATCTTCAGCAGCTTCACTTGAAGGTGGGAGACAAACACCAACTCCACGGTTGCCCCGAACAAAAGATGTCCTTGTCAACGGGAAGCTTGTGAAAGTGAAATACTGTGAGACATGCATGTTATACCGCCCACCCCGATGTTCCCATTGCTCTGTATGTGATAACTGTGTGGAGCGGTTTGATCACCATTGTCCTTGGGTTGGCCAGTGCATTGGACTA CGCAACTACCGTTACTTCTTTCTATTTGTTTCTTCATCCGCTCTGCTATGCATCTTTGTCTTTGCAATGTCAGCTGTGAACATAAAACTTCTTATGGACGATTACGGAACTGTCTGGAAGGCAATGAAAGAGTCTCCTGTATCTGTGATACTAATGGGATATTGTTTCTTTTTCCTGTGGTTCGTTGGCGGTCTCACCTGCTTCCATCTCTATCTTATAAGCAGAAACCAG acCACGTATGAAAATTTTCGTTATGGTGCACGCAATGGGCCGAATGTCTACGACAGGGGATGTCTACTTAATTTCATTGAGGTATTCTGCACCGGGATGAAGCCTTCAAGAAACGATTTTCGTGCGCATGTACAAGCACTGGCGCCAATGCCATCCATGCGTGTGGCCCGAGAAGTAAACATAGAAGATTCAGATGGATTCCGTCGAGTAAAAGTAGAAGATAATATGGACATGGAAAATGACCTTTCAAAGATATCTGAGCGCCGGAATGTTGAAGCAACTGACAGCATTAGATTCTGA